Proteins from a genomic interval of Chroococcidiopsis thermalis PCC 7203:
- a CDS encoding NAD-dependent succinate-semialdehyde dehydrogenase, which yields MAIATINPATGETIETFTALSEAEIATKLELAQQAFEQYRRVPMQQKSQWMNAAAKILERDKEKFGKLMTLEMGKTVKSAIAEVEKCALVCRYYAERAAEFLADVSVGTDASHSFVRYQPLGIILAVMPWNFPFWQVFRFAAPALMAGNVGLLKHASNVPQCALAIEEIFEEAGFPTGVFQTLLVGSQQVAAIIADPRVKAATLTGSEPAGASLAAAAGKQIKKTVLELGGSDPFIVMPSADIEAAASTAVTARMLCNGQSCIAAKRFIVTEAIAEQFEKLLVAKFAALKVGDPMLPDTDVGPLATPSMLEDIDHQVQECVKVGAKVLIGGQPPAERAGNFYLPTIVSQIPVDAAIAQEEFFGPVALLFRVADLDAAIQLANATPFGLGASIWTQDATERDRAIAEIEAGSVFVNGMVKSDPRLPFGGIKHSGYGRELSIQGIHEFVNVKTVWIK from the coding sequence ATGGCGATCGCAACGATTAATCCGGCAACTGGGGAAACAATTGAAACTTTTACAGCGCTAAGCGAGGCAGAAATAGCCACGAAATTAGAGTTGGCACAACAGGCTTTTGAGCAATATCGACGAGTGCCGATGCAGCAAAAATCTCAGTGGATGAATGCCGCAGCCAAGATTTTGGAACGCGACAAAGAAAAATTTGGCAAATTGATGACCCTGGAAATGGGTAAGACTGTAAAAAGCGCGATCGCCGAAGTCGAAAAGTGCGCTTTGGTCTGTCGTTACTATGCCGAACGCGCAGCTGAATTTTTAGCAGACGTATCGGTAGGAACAGATGCCAGCCACAGTTTCGTCCGCTATCAACCACTAGGAATTATCCTCGCGGTGATGCCGTGGAATTTTCCCTTTTGGCAAGTCTTTCGCTTCGCCGCACCAGCTTTGATGGCAGGTAATGTCGGTCTGCTCAAACACGCTTCTAACGTACCGCAATGCGCTTTAGCAATTGAAGAGATCTTTGAAGAGGCAGGATTTCCTACAGGAGTCTTCCAAACTTTACTAGTAGGGTCGCAACAGGTAGCGGCAATTATCGCCGACCCACGAGTCAAAGCTGCCACTTTAACAGGTAGCGAACCAGCGGGAGCGAGTTTAGCAGCAGCGGCGGGCAAACAAATTAAGAAAACAGTGTTGGAATTGGGGGGAAGCGATCCATTTATTGTCATGCCGAGTGCCGACATCGAAGCAGCTGCTAGCACGGCTGTCACTGCCAGAATGTTATGTAACGGTCAATCGTGTATTGCAGCAAAAAGATTTATCGTTACCGAGGCGATCGCCGAGCAATTTGAAAAACTTTTGGTAGCAAAATTTGCGGCGCTCAAAGTTGGCGATCCAATGTTACCTGATACAGATGTCGGTCCCCTAGCTACGCCAAGTATGCTAGAAGATATAGACCACCAAGTACAGGAGTGCGTCAAGGTGGGGGCAAAAGTTTTAATTGGAGGTCAACCGCCAGCCGAACGAGCGGGAAACTTCTACCTGCCGACGATTGTGAGTCAAATTCCAGTGGATGCAGCGATCGCCCAAGAAGAATTTTTTGGTCCGGTAGCTCTCCTATTTCGAGTTGCAGATCTAGACGCAGCGATTCAACTTGCCAATGCTACCCCGTTCGGCTTGGGAGCGAGTATTTGGACGCAAGACGCAACAGAAAGAGACAGAGCGATCGCGGAAATTGAAGCAGGATCGGTGTTTGTTAACGGTATGGTCAAATCAGACCCCAGGCTACCTTTTGGTGGCATTAAGCACTCTGGATACGGCAGGGAACTGAGCATTCAGGGTATACATGAGTTCGTGAATGTTAAAACTGTGTGGATAAAGTAA
- a CDS encoding response regulator, with translation MHQPLILAVDDDEDNLELLTEVLYPLNCHIITAKDGRSTISIAQQQRPDLILLDILLPDICGTEITRMLKQNPQTQNITVIAVTALARAEDRESLLAAGCSAYISKPYMLDDLEAVICRYLGLNPTLAFV, from the coding sequence ATGCATCAACCCCTGATTTTGGCTGTAGATGATGATGAAGATAATTTAGAGCTGCTGACTGAAGTTCTTTACCCTCTAAATTGTCATATCATCACCGCAAAAGATGGGCGCTCCACGATTAGCATTGCCCAACAGCAGCGCCCCGACCTCATCTTGCTGGACATATTATTACCGGACATCTGCGGTACGGAAATTACCCGGATGCTCAAGCAAAACCCGCAGACGCAAAACATCACCGTCATTGCAGTAACAGCATTAGCACGAGCCGAAGATCGAGAAAGTTTACTCGCAGCAGGCTGTAGTGCTTATATTAGTAAGCCTTATATGCTAGACGATTTAGAAGCTGTTATTTGTCGCTATCTGGGTTTGAATCCGACTTTAGCCTTTGTTTGA
- a CDS encoding DUF2294 domain-containing protein, which yields MEESLSPTLEQLQQELVQQVIELYRTHLGYKLPQVSCHIVDRTVTILADDSITRLEQFLGENQQIDLASQVRTNLLKFLEPHLQSLIEQTIGVPVVDVICNSTFETGRTSIVALLDSAPNISGLDTTRRVKQRLKSDSNPDSDK from the coding sequence ATGGAAGAATCTTTATCTCCCACGTTAGAGCAGCTACAACAAGAGTTAGTACAGCAAGTTATAGAACTTTACCGTACTCACCTCGGATACAAGCTGCCCCAAGTTTCTTGTCATATTGTCGATCGAACAGTCACAATATTGGCAGATGATTCTATTACCCGATTAGAACAGTTTTTAGGAGAAAATCAACAGATAGATCTTGCTTCACAAGTTAGAACTAACTTGCTCAAATTCTTAGAACCGCACCTGCAATCTTTAATTGAACAGACGATTGGCGTACCTGTAGTGGACGTAATTTGCAACAGTACATTTGAAACTGGTCGTACTAGCATTGTTGCTCTTTTGGATAGCGCTCCCAACATCTCAGGTTTAGACACTACAAGGCGAGTCAAACAAAGGCTAAAGTCGGATTCAAACCCAGATAGCGACAAATAA
- a CDS encoding response regulator, producing MDMQTRFSFSLEADSFQPLVLAVDDNDDNLQLLAQILAIADCDYITAVDGKSAILKAKSYRPSLILLDMMLPDISGIDVTRTLKQDPQTQAIPIIAVTAMARTEDKESFITAGCVECAIKPYDIVQLETVIRKYAFGGIGKLDS from the coding sequence ATGGACATGCAAACTCGTTTTAGTTTCTCTCTAGAGGCAGATTCTTTTCAGCCGCTTGTTTTAGCTGTAGATGATAACGATGATAACTTGCAGTTACTCGCCCAAATTTTAGCGATCGCCGATTGCGACTATATCACTGCGGTTGATGGAAAGAGTGCCATTCTCAAGGCAAAAAGCTATCGTCCCAGCTTAATTTTGTTAGACATGATGCTGCCAGATATTAGCGGTATAGATGTGACGCGAACTCTCAAACAAGACCCGCAAACTCAGGCAATTCCAATTATTGCGGTGACAGCAATGGCAAGAACTGAAGATAAAGAAAGTTTCATTACCGCAGGCTGCGTAGAATGCGCGATCAAACCTTATGATATTGTCCAATTAGAAACGGTAATTCGGAAGTATGCCTTTGGTGGAATTGGAAAACTTGATAGCTAA